A genomic window from Bacillota bacterium includes:
- a CDS encoding chemotaxis protein CheB, which produces MKRLAKKKSEKDNHIDQKEEFINDERSGKESCAVVGIGASAGGLDAFTRLLKKLPGDTGMSFVLVQHLDPKHNSALTEILSKVTSMPVSEVENKTVMKPDHVYIIPPGKAMSVTQGVLHLIPRAARQSMPINFFMESLAKDQGSKAIGVILSGTATDGSRGLKEIKKAGGIIFAQKPQTAKFDNMPLNAIATGIVDFVLTPEEIACEVAKIARSGILEVKETENGKLFSAEADELNQIFIILRKASGTNFSEYRELTIRRRILRRMVLHKIEKLGDYANCLRQNPVEVTELYQDLLINVTNFFREPEAFETLKSLVFPSIMQNRSPEEPIRVWVTGCSTGEEAYSIAIVLIEFLGDDAFSTPIEIFATDINETLIKKARAGIYPKSIEADVSLERLRRFFVKVDEGYQITETIRDLCVFARQDMVKDPPFSRLNLISCRNAIIYFGPAMLKKLYPVLHYALNQKGFLFLGSSESVGAYANLFNLVDKKHKIYSKKAVAASFIPEFTARDYMAATMENHEKASRGGANANLKSKVLEEADRIVLSQFAPAGVIINNDLEIIQFRGRTGAYLEPASGKPSLNLFKMVGDGLSYGLHSAINQVQKEKIRVRKEDLHVINNGRVNRVNVDVIPIVESPSKEKYFLILFEKVVPQAFPEGVNTSSAVAGLKQATLGDENSELIRLEHELAVTKENLQSIIEKHEFTNDALRAANEEIQSSNEELQSMNEELETAKEELQSSNEELMTLNEEVHNRNLELDTISSDLFNLFRSINIPVIMLSNNLHIRCFNPAAEKTFNLIATDVGRPITDINTNFNNSNMEQAILEVIDTLISKEQEVQDRFGRWYSVQIRPYRTTDNKIDGVVISYSDIDTVRNSLALAQEARDYAEAIVETVREPLLVLDAGLHIKSSNMAFYQAFMVTPEETLNKSIFELGNRQWDIPQLRTLLEDILCNNTLFKNFEVDHNFPHVGYRKMLVNARRIVGSANQTKLILMAIEDVTEY; this is translated from the coding sequence GTGAAGAGGTTGGCAAAGAAAAAATCAGAAAAGGATAACCATATTGATCAAAAGGAAGAATTTATCAACGATGAACGATCCGGGAAAGAATCCTGCGCTGTTGTCGGTATCGGGGCTTCTGCCGGTGGCCTGGATGCTTTTACGCGGCTGCTTAAAAAATTGCCTGGCGATACCGGGATGTCCTTTGTGCTCGTTCAGCACCTGGACCCCAAACACAATAGTGCGTTAACCGAGATCCTCTCCAAAGTTACTTCAATGCCGGTCAGCGAGGTGGAGAATAAAACGGTTATGAAACCAGACCATGTTTATATTATTCCGCCCGGCAAGGCCATGTCTGTTACTCAAGGAGTCCTACATCTGATACCCCGGGCAGCAAGACAGTCTATGCCAATTAATTTTTTTATGGAGTCACTGGCAAAGGATCAAGGTAGTAAGGCCATTGGCGTAATTTTATCAGGAACAGCGACAGACGGTTCCAGAGGACTGAAAGAGATTAAAAAAGCAGGAGGCATTATTTTTGCTCAAAAACCACAAACGGCAAAGTTTGACAATATGCCGCTTAATGCCATTGCCACCGGTATCGTGGATTTTGTTTTAACGCCAGAAGAAATAGCCTGTGAAGTGGCAAAAATTGCTCGTTCCGGTATCTTAGAGGTCAAAGAGACGGAAAACGGCAAGTTATTTTCTGCTGAGGCCGACGAACTCAACCAAATTTTTATTATCTTGCGAAAAGCCAGCGGCACAAATTTCTCCGAATATCGGGAATTAACTATAAGAAGACGTATTTTACGGCGAATGGTCTTGCACAAGATCGAAAAGTTGGGCGACTATGCTAATTGCCTGCGGCAAAATCCGGTGGAAGTTACGGAATTATATCAAGATCTGCTGATTAATGTCACTAACTTTTTCCGGGAACCCGAAGCATTTGAGACCTTAAAAAGCCTGGTGTTCCCGTCCATCATGCAAAACAGGTCGCCTGAGGAGCCCATCAGGGTGTGGGTGACGGGGTGCTCAACCGGCGAAGAAGCTTATTCAATAGCAATTGTATTAATTGAGTTTTTGGGAGATGATGCTTTTAGTACTCCCATCGAAATATTTGCCACAGATATTAATGAGACGCTCATCAAGAAGGCCCGGGCAGGCATTTACCCGAAAAGCATTGAGGCTGACGTTTCACTTGAGCGGCTTCGCCGCTTCTTTGTTAAGGTGGATGAAGGCTACCAGATCACTGAGACGATTCGCGATTTGTGCGTTTTTGCCAGGCAGGACATGGTCAAGGATCCGCCTTTCTCCCGGTTAAACCTGATCAGTTGCCGGAATGCAATCATTTATTTTGGACCGGCTATGCTAAAAAAACTTTATCCGGTTCTACATTATGCTCTCAATCAAAAAGGGTTTCTTTTCCTAGGTTCTTCAGAGTCCGTTGGCGCATATGCAAACTTGTTTAATCTGGTGGACAAAAAGCACAAGATTTATTCAAAAAAAGCCGTTGCAGCTTCTTTTATACCCGAGTTTACCGCCAGGGATTATATGGCGGCGACAATGGAAAATCATGAAAAGGCCAGTAGGGGTGGAGCGAATGCCAATCTGAAGTCTAAAGTGCTGGAAGAAGCCGACCGGATTGTCCTGAGCCAATTTGCCCCGGCCGGTGTAATTATTAACAACGATCTGGAAATCATTCAGTTTCGTGGCCGTACTGGAGCTTATCTGGAACCTGCGTCTGGAAAGCCGAGCCTAAATCTTTTTAAAATGGTTGGGGACGGCTTGTCCTATGGGTTGCACAGCGCCATTAATCAGGTGCAGAAGGAGAAAATTCGAGTCAGAAAAGAAGACTTGCACGTTATTAATAATGGTCGGGTCAATCGTGTCAATGTTGATGTGATCCCTATTGTAGAGTCGCCCAGCAAAGAGAAATACTTCCTGATATTGTTTGAGAAAGTTGTTCCTCAAGCCTTTCCTGAAGGGGTGAATACCAGTAGTGCCGTGGCAGGATTGAAACAGGCGACATTGGGAGACGAAAACAGCGAACTAATTAGATTGGAACATGAGCTTGCTGTCACGAAAGAGAATCTGCAAAGCATTATTGAAAAGCATGAGTTCACCAATGATGCACTCCGAGCTGCCAACGAAGAAATCCAATCGAGCAACGAAGAATTGCAAAGCATGAATGAAGAACTGGAAACTGCTAAAGAAGAGCTGCAATCATCCAATGAAGAATTGATGACACTAAATGAAGAGGTGCATAACCGCAACTTGGAATTGGATACAATCAGCAGTGATTTGTTTAATTTATTCCGCAGCATCAATATTCCAGTTATCATGCTAAGTAATAATTTACATATTCGATGTTTCAATCCCGCGGCGGAAAAAACATTTAACCTGATTGCCACTGACGTGGGACGGCCGATTACTGATATCAATACAAATTTCAACAACTCTAATATGGAACAAGCGATCCTGGAAGTGATCGACACCCTCATCAGTAAAGAGCAGGAAGTGCAAGACCGGTTTGGTCGATGGTATTCTGTGCAAATCCGCCCCTACCGGACTACGGATAACAAAATAGATGGAGTTGTGATTTCGTATAGTGATATTGATACAGTCAGAAACAGCCTTGCATTAGCCCAGGAGGCCCGTGATTATGCGGAAGCAATTGTGGAAACCGTGCGAGAACCGCTCCTGGTGCTCGACGCCGGTTTGCATATTAAATCGTCGAATATGGCTTTCTATCAGGCCTTCATGGTCACACCGGAGGAAACATTGAATAAGAGTATATTTGAATTGGGGAATAGACAATGGGATATTCCCCAATTACGGACTCTATTGGAAGATATTCTCTGTAACAATACCTTGTTCAAAAATTTTGAGGTTGATCATAATTTTCCGCACGTTGGCTACAGAAAGATGTTGGTTAATGCCCGTCGGATTGTTGGCTCGGCTAACCAAACCAAGTTAATTCTGATGGCAATTGAAGACGTTACTGAGTATTAA
- a CDS encoding carboxymuconolactone decarboxylase family protein: protein MNYWEKYKKEMPGIKEAYQAVPGEVYKDGNLSAKTKRLMSIAVAVASGCRGCMLFQTDHALELGSTSEEILEACAVAISMGGTMAAAETTRVVQYLDEKGKL from the coding sequence ATGAATTATTGGGAAAAATATAAGAAAGAAATGCCGGGAATAAAAGAAGCCTACCAGGCAGTGCCGGGAGAGGTATATAAAGATGGTAACCTGAGTGCAAAAACAAAGAGATTAATGTCAATAGCAGTAGCAGTTGCTTCCGGTTGTCGGGGATGTATGCTCTTTCAGACAGACCATGCGCTAGAACTAGGAAGCACCAGTGAAGAGATATTGGAGGCCTGTGCAGTAGCAATAAGTATGGGGGGCACTATGGCCGCAGCAGAAACTACACGGGTTGTACAATATCTGGATGAAAAAGGGAAATTATAA
- a CDS encoding TetR/AcrR family transcriptional regulator gives MYLVYKCTEYSVVLVSEGENMEPIKGNRIERKKEETKKKIIAVAMDLFHKHGFDQTTIDQIAMEVDIAKGTIYNHFSVKEAIISEYIYRTFKEETPALTHLLQQLPDTRSRLISLFRKSLEWVEFEFDKNLYKKYFAYRMQTFEQSFRGQSLRSGFNIILGQIIDMGQQAEEIRKDVPTEVLAHQLESIHSFMVAAWLAIPESFSVEERITWNVDLFINGAKEQGEKRITKS, from the coding sequence ATGTACTTAGTTTATAAATGTACTGAGTATAGTGTTGTACTAGTTTCAGAGGGTGAAAATATGGAGCCTATTAAAGGAAACAGAATAGAGCGAAAAAAAGAAGAAACAAAGAAAAAAATTATTGCTGTTGCCATGGATTTATTTCATAAGCATGGGTTTGATCAAACAACAATTGATCAAATAGCAATGGAGGTTGACATTGCCAAGGGAACAATCTATAACCATTTCTCGGTCAAAGAAGCCATCATCAGTGAATACATATACAGAACTTTTAAGGAAGAAACTCCTGCATTAACCCACCTTTTACAGCAATTGCCTGATACCCGGTCACGCTTAATTTCACTATTTCGTAAATCGCTGGAGTGGGTGGAGTTTGAATTTGACAAGAATCTTTATAAAAAATATTTTGCTTACAGGATGCAAACCTTTGAGCAATCGTTCAGAGGTCAGAGCCTGAGAAGCGGTTTTAACATTATCCTGGGGCAAATTATTGATATGGGCCAGCAAGCTGAAGAAATCAGAAAGGATGTGCCGACTGAAGTTCTTGCCCACCAATTAGAATCAATTCATTCTTTTATGGTAGCGGCCTGGTTGGCTATCCCAGAAAGTTTTTCGGTAGAAGAAAGAATTACATGGAATGTTGATCTTTTTATAAACGGAGCAAAAGAACAGGGGGAGAAAAGAATAACAAAAAGCTAA
- a CDS encoding class I SAM-dependent methyltransferase has product MKKNQVSLTALGTTYMRAYHAMHDVPKIFNDFLAYSILTEEERIALEKQYTPSVQFIKTIDPISAASCHNDASALAWSMRAGPGTSHTLSRSRYTEDKLEEAVKHGVKQYVILGAGMDTFAFRRPELVEQLQVFEVDHPATQAFKRNRLIELGWEKTSQLHFIPVDFTQDSLSTALAQSSYNQQAKSFFSWLGVTMYLTRDEVFATLRAIANVAPAGSAVIFDYMDTDAFDPERVNKRMQLAMELVQQMGEPLITGFNPLTLDADLRRLDICLHENLSPSDIEEHYFQERKDGYHACEHVHFAWAIVK; this is encoded by the coding sequence ATGAAGAAGAACCAAGTCAGCCTCACCGCACTGGGAACAACCTACATGCGTGCCTACCACGCCATGCACGATGTCCCTAAAATCTTTAATGACTTTCTAGCTTATAGTATCCTTACGGAGGAGGAACGCATAGCCCTAGAGAAGCAATATACTCCGTCTGTCCAGTTTATAAAAACTATTGACCCTATAAGCGCTGCTTCGTGCCATAATGATGCAAGCGCCTTAGCGTGGTCAATGCGAGCAGGACCAGGTACATCCCACACCCTTAGCCGTTCACGTTATACGGAAGACAAACTTGAGGAGGCTGTTAAGCATGGGGTGAAGCAGTATGTCATCCTCGGGGCAGGAATGGATACCTTTGCGTTCCGGCGTCCAGAATTGGTAGAGCAGCTTCAAGTATTCGAGGTCGACCATCCCGCTACACAAGCCTTTAAACGAAATCGACTCATTGAGTTGGGCTGGGAGAAAACATCGCAACTACACTTTATCCCCGTGGATTTCACGCAGGATAGTTTGTCAACTGCACTCGCGCAATCATCGTATAACCAGCAGGCCAAAAGCTTCTTTAGCTGGCTTGGTGTCACCATGTACTTGACCCGGGACGAGGTATTCGCAACATTACGTGCCATCGCCAATGTCGCCCCAGCGGGTAGCGCTGTTATTTTCGATTACATGGACACTGACGCCTTTGACCCCGAAAGAGTGAATAAACGGATGCAATTGGCTATGGAGTTAGTGCAGCAAATGGGCGAACCTCTGATCACGGGTTTTAACCCCTTGACTCTTGACGCAGATCTTAGACGTTTAGACATATGTCTACATGAGAACTTGAGCCCATCCGACATCGAAGAACACTACTTCCAGGAACGTAAGGATGGGTATCATGCATGCGAGCATGTACATTTTGCGTGGGCAATTGTCAAATAA
- a CDS encoding DUF4405 domain-containing protein: protein MKMQTKHFFLDTALLFLMLITAITGLLVWLVLPHELEFEEIHHFLGEVHEWASLGLVALTVYHFVIHWDWYKRILRNLKLK from the coding sequence ATGAAAATGCAAACTAAACACTTCTTTTTAGACACAGCGCTATTATTTTTAATGTTAATAACTGCAATTACCGGACTTCTTGTTTGGTTAGTCCTCCCGCACGAGTTAGAATTCGAGGAAATACATCATTTTCTGGGTGAAGTTCATGAATGGGCATCATTAGGTTTGGTTGCTTTGACTGTATATCATTTTGTGATTCACTGGGATTGGTATAAAAGAATCCTTAGGAATCTTAAATTAAAATGA
- the lepB gene encoding signal peptidase I: MGKDQLEQKCGSKSNSAFIETVKSVVIAVLLALIIRMFVFEPFYIPSGSMVPTLQVGDRIIVSKLSYHFTKPNLGDIMVFKFPLDPSTDFVKRTIGTAKDTVESQNSELYINDKRVEENYLPPELHFDNFGPVKVPPGNYFMMGDNRNHSQDSRAWGPLPEDNIIGKAVLIYWPLNCIKLL; the protein is encoded by the coding sequence ATGGGTAAAGATCAGTTAGAGCAAAAATGTGGATCCAAAAGTAATTCAGCATTCATAGAAACTGTAAAATCAGTTGTTATAGCGGTTCTACTTGCATTGATTATTAGAATGTTCGTTTTTGAGCCGTTTTATATCCCAAGCGGGTCTATGGTTCCTACTTTACAGGTAGGGGATAGAATCATTGTCAGTAAACTTTCTTACCATTTCACAAAACCGAACTTGGGCGATATTATGGTTTTTAAATTTCCCCTTGATCCCAGCACTGACTTCGTAAAACGGACAATAGGCACCGCTAAAGATACTGTAGAAAGTCAAAACAGTGAGTTATATATTAACGATAAAAGGGTAGAGGAAAATTACTTGCCACCGGAACTGCATTTTGATAACTTTGGGCCGGTAAAGGTGCCGCCAGGCAACTACTTTATGATGGGAGATAACCGCAATCATAGTCAAGATAGCAGAGCATGGGGGCCACTGCCGGAGGATAATATCATCGGTAAAGCCGTGCTTATTTACTGGCCCCTTAACTGCATCAAGTTGTTGTAG
- a CDS encoding YifB family Mg chelatase-like AAA ATPase, which translates to MLAIVKSVALHGLEGHIIQVEVDVSNGLPACDIVGLPDTAVREARDRVRTAIRNSGYDFPLSRITVNLAPADIKKEGPVYDLAIAVGILAATGQVDPTVCRQYAFIGELSLEGSVRSINGTLPLVSALKGHNIDQIIVPWKNAPEAALIQDVEIYGAGTLAQLVFHLQGQEQMLPHKQDIEGLFRQEKEGTPDMADVRGQTAAKRALEIAAAGGHNVLMLGSPGSGKTMLARRLAGILPDLSLEEALEVTKIHSLAGLVPAGEPLVARRPFRGPHHTVSTAGLVGGGRFPRPGEISLAHNGVLFMDELPEFRRDALEALRQPLEDSLVTISRVNSSVSYPARIMLVAAMNPCPCGFLTDEERECSCTPPQVQRYLGRISGPFLDRLDIHIEVPRPLFSELESPPDGDTSQDIRKKVQNAREFMQQRLEKLGLNIPLNCNAHMTSKMLQQVCRPTAEGKNLLQDAFSRLKLTARSHGKVLKVARTIADLAGSEEIDAVHVAEAIQYRNLERKLWL; encoded by the coding sequence ATGCTTGCAATTGTTAAAAGCGTAGCCCTGCACGGCTTAGAAGGGCATATAATACAGGTTGAGGTAGATGTATCGAACGGGCTTCCTGCCTGCGATATTGTTGGATTACCCGATACTGCCGTCCGCGAAGCGCGGGACAGAGTTAGAACGGCAATTCGAAACTCCGGTTATGATTTTCCACTCAGCAGGATAACTGTTAACTTAGCACCGGCGGACATAAAAAAAGAGGGTCCGGTTTATGACCTTGCCATTGCTGTGGGCATACTGGCGGCCACCGGACAGGTTGATCCAACTGTCTGTCGGCAGTATGCGTTTATTGGAGAATTGTCGCTGGAAGGGTCAGTCCGTTCAATTAACGGAACACTTCCCCTGGTATCAGCATTAAAGGGACATAATATTGACCAAATAATTGTACCTTGGAAAAACGCTCCGGAAGCAGCTTTGATACAGGACGTGGAAATATACGGAGCCGGAACTCTAGCTCAGTTGGTTTTTCATTTGCAAGGGCAAGAGCAGATGCTACCGCACAAGCAGGATATTGAAGGTCTCTTCCGGCAAGAGAAAGAAGGGACCCCGGATATGGCTGACGTGCGGGGTCAAACAGCCGCTAAGAGGGCACTGGAAATAGCGGCGGCAGGAGGCCATAATGTTTTAATGCTGGGTAGTCCCGGCTCGGGAAAAACCATGCTGGCCAGAAGATTGGCGGGCATTTTACCGGATCTCAGTTTGGAAGAAGCCCTGGAGGTTACAAAGATACATAGCCTTGCAGGACTGGTCCCGGCCGGAGAACCGCTGGTTGCCCGAAGACCTTTTCGCGGGCCACATCATACAGTATCTACGGCAGGCCTTGTCGGGGGCGGAAGATTCCCACGCCCGGGGGAGATATCTCTGGCCCATAATGGCGTCCTTTTTATGGACGAACTACCTGAGTTCCGCAGGGACGCCTTGGAGGCGTTGCGCCAACCCCTTGAGGATTCTTTGGTTACGATTTCCCGGGTTAATTCATCAGTAAGTTATCCGGCGCGGATAATGCTGGTTGCTGCCATGAATCCCTGCCCCTGCGGTTTTTTAACCGATGAGGAGCGCGAATGCAGCTGCACCCCGCCCCAGGTGCAAAGGTACCTCGGCCGAATATCCGGGCCATTCCTTGATCGATTGGATATACATATAGAAGTACCCCGGCCTCTTTTTTCGGAATTGGAGTCACCACCGGACGGCGACACTTCACAGGATATTAGAAAAAAGGTTCAAAACGCCAGGGAGTTTATGCAACAGCGCTTGGAGAAATTGGGATTAAACATCCCTTTGAATTGTAATGCACACATGACGTCCAAGATGCTACAGCAGGTTTGTCGCCCTACTGCGGAGGGAAAAAACCTCCTGCAGGATGCTTTCAGCAGGTTAAAGCTGACCGCGAGGTCGCACGGCAAAGTTCTGAAGGTAGCAAGGACCATAGCGGACCTTGCGGGTAGTGAAGAAATTGATGCCGTACATGTAGCTGAAGCTATTCAGTACCGTAATCTGGAAAGAAAATTGTGGTTATAG